A portion of the Lolium rigidum isolate FL_2022 chromosome 1, APGP_CSIRO_Lrig_0.1, whole genome shotgun sequence genome contains these proteins:
- the LOC124670040 gene encoding hydroquinone glucosyltransferase-like: MRCSLDASGASAASYHIATFTHGAETLPIVSRLAMESLTRAPTPSTAPCHVVLLACPGVGHLIPLAELAWRLVEHHGFAATLVTFNGLPGPEACIPPTVSTAALPAVQMDDLPADARPLTVLVELIRRSLPSLRTLLRSITPLAALVPDFLCSAALPLAAELGVPGYVFVPTSLTLIYLMRRLVELHDGAAPGEYRELPMPLEFPGGLSLPLADLPLPYHDINNLVYAHTLEAGQEYRLADGFLSNTFDEMEAATVESFKQGAFPPVFPVGPLVRSNSDDEAGGSWPMLQWLDRQPTRSVVYLSFGSAGALSVEQTAELAAGLEASSYRFLWVVRMPSLDGCSYAYGSGGDDDDPLAWLPDGFLERTKGRGLAVPGWAPQVRVLSHPATAVFVSHCGWNSALESAVYGVPMLAWPLYAEQRMNAVVLERRLGVALRPRPREDGSGVVAREEVAAAVKELMEGEKGRAARRRAGDLQQAAARAWSPEGSSRRALEGVAAKWKAALTVRDGTNRN, encoded by the coding sequence ATGAGATGCTCGCTAGATGCTTCCGGAGCGTCGGCAGCCTCATACCACATTGCCACGTTTACCCACGGTGCTGAAACACTACCGATTGTATCTAGGCTAGCAATGGAATCGTTGACAAGAGCTCCAACGCCATCCACGGCGCCGTGTCACGTTGTACTACTCGCCTGCCCCGGCGTCGGCCACCTCATACCGCTGGCCGAGCTTGCATGGCGGCTCGTCGAGCACCACGGGTTCGCGGCCACGCTCGTCACCTTCAATGGCCTCCCCGGCCCGGAAGCCTGCATCCCTCCCACCGTCTCCACGGCCGCGCTCCCCGCCGTCCAGATGGACGATCTCCCCGCCGACGCCCGTCCTCTCACCGTGCTCGTTGAGCTTATTCGCCGCTCCCTCCCCAGCCTCCGCACCCTGCTTCGCTCCATCACCCCGCTCGCCGCGCTGGTGCCAGACTTCTTGTGCTCCGCGGCGCTGCCCCTCGCCGCCGAACTCGGCGTCCCGGGCTACGTCTTCGTCCCCACCAGCCTAACATTGATCTACCTGATGCGCCGCCTGGTGGAGCTCCACGATGGCGCTGCCCCTGGCGAGTACCGCGAGCTCCCGATGCCACTCGAGTTCCCCGGTGGCTTGTCGCTGCCCCTCGCAGACCTTCCGCTGCCGTATCATGACATTAACAACTTGGTTTACGCGCACACCTTGGAGGCAGGCCAGGAATACCGCCTTGCTGACGGCTTCTTGTCCAACACCTTCGACGAGATGGAAGCTGCCACCGTGGAATCGTTCAAGCAAGGCGCGTTCCCGCCGGTGTTCCCCGTGGGGCCGTTGGTCCGATCAAACTCCGACGACGAAGCTGGAGGCTCCTGGCCCATGCTCCAGTGGCTGGATCGCCAGCCGACAAGGTCGGTGGTGTACCTCTCCTTCGGAAGCGCTGGAGCGCTGTCTGTTGAGCAGACAGCCGAGCTCGCCGCTGGGCTAGAGGCGAGCAGCTACAGGTTCCTTTGGGTGGTGCGGATGCCAAGCCTGGACGGCTGCTCTTATGCCTatgggagcggcggcgacgacgacgacccattGGCGTGGCTTCCCGATGGCTTTCTCGAAAGGACCAAGGGCAGGGGCCTCGCCGTGCCGGGGTGGGCGCCTCAGGTGCGCGTGCTGTCTCACCCGGCGACGGCGGTCTTCGTGTcgcactgcgggtggaactcggCGCTGGAGAGCGCGGTGTACGGCGTGCCCATGCTCGCGTGGCCGCTGTACGCGGAGCAGAGGATGAACGCCGTTGTGCTGGAAAGGAGACTCGGGGTGGCGCTGCGACCGCGACCGCGAGAGGATGGCAGCGGCGTGGTGGCTCGCGAGGAAGTCGCGGCAGCCGTGAAGGAGCTCATGGAGGGGGAGAAGGGACGTGCAGCGCGGCGCCGGGCTGGCGACCTGCAGCAAGCGGCGGCGCGCGCTTGGTCGCCGGAAGGGTCGTCGCGCCGGGCGCTGGAGGGTGTCGCCGCCAAGTGGAAGGCAGCGCTCACCGTGCGTGACGGCACCAACCGTAATTGA
- the LOC124705944 gene encoding ALBINO3-like protein 2, chloroplastic: protein MAHPLRLLGRMAGGGGRRGRLPPPLAALAHLSASPHRSPDRQLPSPAPPLPSRPRFLPFAVPARSFSWYSRSPSVPAAGAVAAEAPVGEGAGVETKGIYLDDASTIDYGEVLPGAAGGAADAAAGVAVGSDGSGISGFCMGTVVDAIDGFHSLTGLPWWITISVSTVAMRLVILPALVLQLHKTAKIGQLFRKLPPPFPPPLSGRSYRDQYSLFQKKRRELGCPSFLWNFAYFSVQLPCFILWMASIRSMCLSNHPGLDNGGILWFHDLTEFPHGALGPVFPILVAGLHYLNIQISFQKSHTKELPGVLGVLAKYYKIYLDILSIPLLLIAYVVPQGSLIYWTTNGLFSVAQQLSLRNDVIRKMLGLPDIGAHSGNASPKSVLEGQKAMQQWPLGGTPVQSKLGSSDNETPKFMFENSTIMEENVSESSSPEELLQQALQYLQTGCQDQAIPLIKTAIEKNPDLFDCLIGMGQMLFQNKLFAESAVCYDHAIPMIKEQDPLLILAYFGAGLSRQQQGDNETAIKLLQRIAELKEPEKNKQCYFQGFIVLASILLNEGRNSEAAKYLRLAMAYDPTAERLLKECEDSMEDQPSQQNIEPPDQKSQ, encoded by the exons ATGGCGCACCCGCTGCGCCTTCTCGGCcgcatggccggcggcggcggccgccggggcCGCCTCCCACCTCCTCTCGCAGCCCTCGCCCACCTCTCCGCCTCGCCGCACCGGAGCCCCGACCGGCAGCTCCCGTCACCTGCTCCCCCGCTCCCTTCACGCCCTCGCTTTCTCCCTTTCGCCGTGCCCGCGCGAAGCTTCTCCTGGTACTCCCGCTCCCCATCCGTCCCCGCCGCCGGCGCAGTCGCTGCGGAGGCTCCGGTTGGCGAGGGCGCAGGGGTCGAGACGAAAGGCATCTACTTGGATGATGCGAGTACCATCGATTACGGGGAGGTGCTCCCCGGCGCGGCAGGCGGTGCGGCGGATGCTGCCGCGGGAGTGGCCGTCGGTAGCGATGGAAGCGGCATCTCCGGTTTCTGTATGGGCACGGTAGTCGACGCCATCGACGGGTTCCATAGTCTCACCGGACTACCATG GTGGATAACAATCTCGGTCTCAACTGTGGCCATGCGACTTGTGATACTCCCTGCTCTGGTATTACAACTTCACAAGACTGCTAAAATTGGCCAACTATTTCGGAAAT TGCCCCCTCCATTCCCACCCCCTCTATCAGGAAGGAGTTATCGTGACCAGTACTCTCTTTTCCAGAAGaaaaggcgagaactcggttgccCCTCCTTTCTTTGGAATTTCGCCTACTTTTCAGTTCAG CTCCCTTGCTTTATATTGTGGATGGCAAGCATCCGGAGTATGTGCCTGAGTAATCACCCTGGATTGGATAAT GGCGGTATTCTGTGGTTTCATGACTTGACTGAGTTTCCACATGGTGCTTTAGGTCCTGTTTTTCCTATCTTAGTTGCTGGACTCCATTATTTGAATATTCAG ATATCCTTCCAGAAAAGCCATACCAAGGAGTTGCCTGGAGTTTTAGGCGTACTAGCAAAG TACTACAAGATATACCTTGATATTCTGTCTATTCCTTTGTTACTTATCGCGTATGTGGTCCCTCAG GGAAGCCTGATCTACTGGACTACCAATGGTTTATTTAGTGTAGCTCAG CAATTGTCCCTCAGAAATGATGTTATCCGCAAGATGTTGGGATTGCCTGATATTGGAGCTCACTCTGGTAATGCATCACCAAAATCTGTTCTTGAGGGTCAGAAGGCGATGCAG CAATGGCCCCTTGGAGGTACTCCTGTGCAATCAAAATTGGGATCATCTGATAACGAGACTCCAAAGTTTATGTTTGAGAATAGTACGATAATGGAAGAAAATGTATCCGAGTCCAGTTCACCTGAGGAGCTTCTTCAA caAGCATTACAATATTTGCAAACTGGCTGTCAAGATCAAGCTATTCCACTTATCAA AACAGCGATAGAGAAAAACCCAGATCTGTTTGACTGTTTGATTGGAATGGGGCAGATGTTGTTCCAAAATAAGTTGTTTGCTGAATCCGCAGTTTGTTATGACCATGCTATACCAATG ATTAAAGAACAGGATCCTCTTCTTATACTTGCATACTTTGGTGCTGGTCTTTCACGACAACAGCAG GGCGATAATGAGACGGCAATCAAACTCCTGCAAAGAATAGCGGAACTCAAGGAGCCAGAGAAGAACAAGCAATGCTATTTCCAAGGCTTTATTGTTCTAGCAAG TATACTACTGAATGAAGGTCGTAATTCTGAGGCTGCGAAATACCTGCGACTAGCTATGGCTTATGATCCTACTGCCGAGAGACTTCTGAAGGAATGTGAAGACTCAATGGAAGACCAACCAAGCCAGCAGAATATTGAGCCACCAGACCAGAAAAGCCAATAA
- the LOC124670051 gene encoding uncharacterized protein LOC124670051 → MVVVGGGGGGNAWAKEMTLRRRMASIFNKTREHFPSLKDYNDYLEEVEDMTFNLIEGFDVEAIEAKISRYQQENAEQIYLSRAKRAEDLAAALKASRTNPVKAGSSDTAAGSSQGISGGAGVQGQYAPAAVPGGLNQPRPTGNAPQPIGGSLDPLQGYDEETMRLRAERGARAGGWTAELGKRRALEEAFNSIFI, encoded by the exons atggtggtggtggggggcggcggcggagggaacgCATGGGCGAAGGAGATGACCCTGCGCCGCAGGATGGCCAGCAT ATTCAACAAGACGCGGGAGCATTTCCCGTCGCTGAAAGATTACAACGATTACCTGGAGGAGGTCGAGGATATGA CCTTCAACCTGATCGAAGGATTCGATGTCGAGGCCATCGAAGCTAAAATTTCTAGGTACCAGCAGGAAAATGCTGAGCAGATTTATCTATCGCGAGCTAAAAGG GCTGAAGATCTCGCAGCAGCACTTAAAGCGAGCAGAACAAATCCTGTAAAAGCTGGCTCCAGTGATACG GCTGCTGGAAGCTCCCAGGGCATAAGTGGTGGGGCAGGAGTTCAAGGCCAGTATGCGCCTGCTGCTGTTCCGGGTGGGTTGAATCAACCTCGTCCGACAGGCAACGCCCCACAACCAATTGGTGGTTCCTTAGATCCTCTACAAGGATATGATGAGGAGACCATGAGACTACGTGCGGAGAGAGGGGCACGAGCAGGTGGTTGGACTGCTGAGTTGGGTAAGCGAAGAGCATTAGAGGAGGCGTTTAACAGCATATTCATATAA
- the LOC124670063 gene encoding fanconi-associated nuclease 1 homolog gives MLKGRESLVRLIGRRRRYPLPASLAAALLSSPAPSHQADDAGAGEAADAGPSSGGGAGAGAERVSCPVCGESIRGSDYNVNTHLDICLSRGAKRKLTQSSLLDFRFSKKATVKPNPDSLDNDDEAGNKGLAGGDVSSDTAFLSRNSTSSDPGSPEDSATTPSLIACLHGSPGISKMPDTCIIPSNVVLPNTENAENDGAVEKDSSYMLSAGTTSGSIDACPGMDSSTKVVVDTVIVGRRFRENIELQEGVGITVLRDPQNAKDPDAIKVLYAGSECEQILGYLPRELAKVLAPLLDKHFVECEGVVIGLPEQQLDNVPIHLTCEKCKDDNEGYEDLRYRQSLWENFLEVVKNENLQRPSSARYQENFNTMLTDVMTNHTHLFSDKETSFLGSFKSLSNDGQRLFVRIYGRKGPWFRVRSISYREISYVENAAMELKLAGYTEMLSCTDVPSEYDIKEILDVLSVPEMKEMLKELPKNNTSCTRRHEILSTLLSIYNNGTCTTLPKQIVKWTGTCIKTSSMADELLWRVQRLFFLNGEQDLSSFLLVDLGLVKFPDYTCRISHHIFQERNDLLEYEEAIRVAQLMDESLDNDNMEMVSRCADLSENRLCTMLKDKDSSLAESPPSFYSCFSPAWIYSKVLTLGVSVYERERRYADAIRTLKILLSKVSSGRRRGYWTLRLSVDLEHMGRPNESLSTAEGGVIDPWVRAGSKIALQKRVLRLGKPPRRWKVPSYADSLRRNIKEVNIEGRPLNCEIGAKNVFYGYDGERCGVEQLALQYYADEGGGWQGTHSEGGIWMTIFGLLMWDVIFSEVCDVFHSKFQTAPLDFETDDFYKSRKDLIESQLEKIHDGMAEEMLISSWELHKGTSCRGVNWDRHSMADLRAVVACVGGHRLALLLRHLALDYRSWSGGMPDLLLWRFLDERGGAEAKLAEVKGPKDQLTEQQRAWIFVLMDFGFDVEVCKVSLVSKRR, from the exons atGCTGAAGGGGCGGGAGAGCCTGGTCCGCCTCATcggccggcgccgccgctaccctctccccgcctccctcgccgccgccctgcTCTCCTCCCCCGCTCCCTCCCACCAG GCCGACGACGCGGGCGCGGGCGAGGCGGCTGATGCTGGCCCGTCGTCGGGagggggcgccggcgccggcgcggagcGGGTCTCGTGCCCCGTCTGCGGCGAGTCCATCCGCGGCTCCGACTACAACGTCAACACCCACCTCG ATATCTGCCTCAGCAGAGGAGCGAAACGGAAGCTAACACAGAGCAGCCTTCTTGATTTCAGATTCAGTAAAAAGGCGACAGTTAAGCCCAATCCAGACAGTTTGGACAATGATGACGAGGCAGGAAATAAGGGACTGGCAGGTGGAGACGTATCTAGCGACACCGCATTTTTATCCAGGAATAGTACTAGTAGTGACCCTGGAAGCCCCGAGGATAGTGCTACTACCCCTTCATTAATTGCCTGCCTGCACGGTTCACCTGGCATTTCCAAGATGCCTGATACCTGTATTATACCCTCAAATGTTGTCTTGCCAAATACCGAGAATGCTGAAAATGACGGCGCAGTCGAAAAGGACTCTTCCTACATGCTTTCAGCAGGAACAACTTCTGGCAGCATTGATGCATGTCCAGGCATGGACTCTAGCACCAAGGTTGTTGTTGACACTGTCATAGTGGGCCGGAGGTTCCGTGAAAACATTGAACTGCAAGAAGGTGTGGGCATCACTGTTTTGAGAGATCCTCAGAATGCCAAGGACCCTGATGCTATCAAG GTGCTTTATGCAGGGTCTGAATGTGAGCAGATACTTGGATACTTGCCCCGAGAGCTGGCTAAAGTCTTGGCTCCTCTACTGGACAAACACTTTGTTGAGTGCGAG GGAGTTGTGATTGGTTTGCCTGAACAACAGCTTGACAATGTGCCCATCCATCTAACTTGCGAGAAATGTAAAGATGACAATGAGGGATACGAAGATCTGAGATACCGACAGTCCTTGTGGGAAAATTTTCTTGAAGTTGTTAAAAATGAAAATTTACAGCGACCTAGCAGTGCAAGATACCAGGAAAATTTTAATACCATGCTAACGGATGTTATGACCAACCATACACACCTTTTCAGTGATAAGGAAACATCATTTCTAG GTTCTTTTAAGTCTCTATCGAATGATGGCCAAAGGCTTTTTGTGAGGATATACGGTCGAAAAG GGCCATGGTTTCGAGTGAGGAGTATCTCGTATCGTGAAATATCATATGTGGAGAATGCAGCCATGGAGTTAAAGT TGGCAGGTTATACAGAGATGCTTTCTTGCACCGATGTTCCATCGGAATACGATATTAAAGAGATTCTCGATGTGCTAAGTGTTCCAGAAATGAAGGAAATGCTAAAGGAACTCCCTAAG AATAACACAAGCTGCACTCGTCGACATGAGATTCTTAGCACTCTTCTCTCCATATACAATAATGGAACTTG CACAACTCTACCAAAGCAAATTGTAAAATGGACGGGAACCTGTATAAAAACCTCCAGTATGGCTGATGAACTTCTGTGGCGTGTTCAG AGGCTCTTTTTTCTAAATGGCGAACAAGATCTTTCATCCTTTCTATTAGTGGATCTTGGTCTGGTGAAATTCCCAGACTACACCTGCCGCATCTCTCACCATATTTTTCAAGAAAGAAATGATTTACTGGAGTATGAAGAG GCTATTCGAGTGGCACAGCTCATGGATGAATCTCTTGATAATGATAACATGGAAATGGTGTCAAGATGCGCTGATTTGTCTGAGAATCGACTATGCACTATGTTAAAAGACAAAGATAGCAGTTTAGCTGAATCTCCTCCATCATTCTATTCATGCTTTTCACCGGCATGGATCTATTCAAAAGTACTCACGTTAGGTGTCTCTGTTTACGAACGCGAACGCAG GTATGCAGATGCAATAAGGACTCTAAAGATACTACTTAGTAAAGTTTCTTCTGGTAGACGTCGAGGATATTGGACACTGAGGCTATCTGTTGATTTGGAGCATATGGGCCGCCCAAATGAGAGCCTTTCAACAGCTGAAGGAGGAGTAATTGATCCATGGGTGCGTGCTGGGTCAAAGATTGCACTGCAAAAGCGAGTTCTGCGTTTAGGCAAACCTCCACGGCGCTGGAAAGTTCCTAGTTATGCTGATTCTCTTAGGAGAAATATAAAAGAG GTAAACATCGAAGGAAGGCCACTGAATTGTGAAATAGGAGCAAAGAATGTTTTCTATGGCTATGATGGTGAACGCTGTGGGGTAGAGCAATTAGCTTTACAATATTATGCTGATGAAGGAGGTGGTTGGCAAGGTACCCATTCAGAAGGTGGGATATGGATGACAATCTTTGGCCTTCTGATGTGGGATGTAATATTTTCAGAAGTATGCGATGTTTTCCACTCTAAATTTCAG ACAGCCCCTCTTGATTTTGAAACAGATGACTTCTACAAGTCAAGAAAGGACCTTATAGAATCACAGTTGGAAAAGATACATGACGGAATGGCTGAAGAGATGCTTATCAGCTCCTGGGAACTACATAAAGGGACATCCTGCAGGGGTGTCAATTGGGACCGGCATTCTATGGCTGACCTACGAGCTGTCGTTGCGTGTGTTGGTGGCCATCGCTTAGCGTTGCTGCTCCGGCATCTAGCCCTTGATTATAGGAGTTGGTCTGGTGGAATGCCTGATTTGCTGCTATGGCGTTTCCTCGATGAACGAGGTGGTGCTGAAGCTAAACTTGCGGAGGTTAAAGGACCAAAGGATCAGCTCACTGAGCAGCAACGTGCTTGGATTTTTGTCCTGATGGATTTTGGATTTGATGTGGAGGTTTGCAAAGTGAGCTTAGTTTCTAAGCGGAGATAG